A single genomic interval of Polyangia bacterium harbors:
- the polA gene encoding DNA polymerase I, which translates to MSASSPGISGKPSLYILDALNFLFRAFHALPPLTTRKGVPTGAVYGLCQMLLKIDRDNRPTHWCVVFDAPGENFRHQIFTEYKAHRPPMPPELAVQVDLLHTVIAAFGISRLSVPGFEADDVIATVTGKAVAAGMEVVICSSDKDLMQLCSPSVWLLDTMKNRRLGPPEVQEKFGVPPDKVGDVLALMGDSIDNVPGVDGIGPKTASELINKFGSLTELLARVGEVKGKRGETLAAAREAVLTSRELVRLREDVALPKTLTELHRVEPDKEQLRALFTELEFTRLLDSLNTGGAQTQTLIFSARPPAQASSAAVAATTDPETPAATSPVAPLVQPPAVPAIPAQPARLILDRSSLGELAAQLVAAGGVGLAALYDGPSPVNADLVGLALALPDGTRAYLPLCHRYLGAPTMLPEADALAVLAAALADPSLKKHGHDIKTVEVLLHRRGLVLGGQSSDAMIAAYLLDSSRTRYDLDVIATGEGITDVTARPTWMGTGRNARQGSDVPIEEAARQLGAEAAAALALAAPQSRQLAATGLGELYTTMDLPLSHALATIECRGIRLDVEYLRGLGNEVSGSLLALEKEIHAAAGAPFNINSNKQLGDVLFGRLGLPVVRKTKTGASTDADTLEELAALHPVPAKIVEYRMLAKLKGTYIDALPALVNSSTGRLHTSFNQTVAATGRLSSSDPNLQNIPIRSEVGRRIRRAFVAKPGHVLVSADYSQIELRILAHYSEDPAFLDAFRSGQDIHLRTAAEVFQIPPTSVTPEHRRIAKAINFGLVFGQSDFGLAQVLRIPRAQARTYIDSYFQRYAGVRAYMERAIADARASGESGTLLGRRRPLPEIRAARQQDRAYAERIARNTPIQGSAADLLKMAMIKVEHAAAIPGSPAADAGLLLTVHDELVFEVPDGRLDSFKDWIKSVMETIYPLKVPLVVDVGAGPTWADAHGG; encoded by the coding sequence ATGAGCGCGTCCTCGCCCGGCATCAGCGGCAAGCCCAGCCTTTACATCCTGGACGCGCTGAATTTTCTTTTTCGGGCGTTTCACGCCCTGCCGCCGCTGACCACCCGCAAGGGCGTTCCCACCGGCGCGGTGTACGGCCTTTGCCAGATGCTGCTGAAGATCGATCGCGACAACCGCCCCACGCACTGGTGCGTGGTGTTCGATGCGCCCGGCGAAAACTTCCGCCACCAGATCTTCACCGAATACAAAGCCCACCGTCCCCCCATGCCGCCCGAGCTGGCCGTGCAGGTCGATCTCCTTCACACCGTGATCGCGGCCTTCGGTATCTCCCGGTTGTCGGTGCCGGGGTTCGAAGCCGACGACGTCATCGCCACCGTCACCGGCAAGGCGGTGGCGGCGGGGATGGAGGTGGTGATCTGCTCGTCGGACAAGGACCTGATGCAGCTGTGCTCGCCGTCGGTGTGGTTGTTGGACACGATGAAGAACCGCCGGCTGGGGCCGCCCGAGGTGCAGGAAAAATTTGGCGTGCCCCCCGACAAGGTCGGCGACGTGCTGGCCCTGATGGGCGACAGCATCGACAACGTTCCGGGCGTCGACGGCATCGGCCCGAAGACGGCGTCCGAGCTGATCAACAAGTTCGGGTCGCTGACCGAGCTGCTGGCGCGAGTGGGCGAAGTGAAAGGCAAGCGGGGCGAGACGCTGGCGGCGGCGCGCGAGGCGGTGCTGACCTCGCGCGAGCTGGTCCGCCTGCGCGAGGACGTGGCGCTGCCAAAGACGTTGACCGAGCTTCACCGCGTGGAGCCCGACAAAGAACAACTGCGCGCGCTGTTCACCGAGCTGGAGTTCACCCGCTTGCTGGATTCGCTGAACACCGGCGGCGCGCAGACCCAGACGTTGATCTTCAGCGCCCGGCCGCCGGCGCAGGCTTCGTCGGCGGCGGTCGCGGCGACGACCGACCCAGAAACGCCAGCGGCGACGTCACCCGTCGCACCGCTCGTCCAGCCGCCGGCGGTTCCGGCGATTCCCGCCCAGCCGGCGCGACTGATTCTCGATCGCTCGTCGCTGGGCGAACTGGCGGCGCAGCTTGTCGCCGCCGGCGGGGTGGGCCTGGCGGCGCTGTATGACGGGCCGTCGCCGGTGAACGCCGATCTGGTGGGCCTGGCGCTGGCGTTGCCCGACGGAACCCGCGCCTACCTGCCGCTTTGCCATCGCTATCTGGGTGCGCCGACCATGTTGCCCGAAGCGGACGCTCTGGCCGTCCTGGCCGCCGCGCTGGCGGATCCGTCCCTGAAGAAACACGGCCACGACATCAAGACCGTCGAGGTGCTCCTGCACCGGCGCGGCCTGGTGCTGGGAGGCCAGTCGTCCGACGCGATGATCGCCGCCTACCTGCTGGATTCGTCGCGTACACGTTATGACCTCGACGTCATTGCCACCGGCGAAGGGATCACCGACGTGACCGCGCGGCCGACGTGGATGGGCACCGGCCGCAACGCCCGCCAGGGCAGCGACGTGCCCATCGAGGAAGCCGCGCGCCAGCTGGGCGCGGAAGCCGCCGCCGCGTTGGCCCTGGCCGCGCCGCAAAGCCGCCAGCTCGCCGCCACTGGCCTGGGCGAGCTTTACACCACGATGGATCTGCCGCTGTCGCACGCCCTGGCCACCATCGAATGCCGGGGCATTCGTCTGGACGTCGAGTATCTGCGCGGTCTCGGCAACGAAGTCAGCGGATCGTTGCTGGCGCTGGAAAAAGAGATTCACGCCGCCGCCGGCGCGCCCTTCAATATCAACTCGAACAAACAGCTCGGGGACGTGCTGTTCGGGCGCCTGGGCCTGCCGGTGGTGCGCAAAACAAAGACCGGCGCCTCCACCGACGCTGACACGCTGGAGGAGCTGGCCGCCCTGCACCCGGTGCCGGCGAAGATCGTCGAGTATCGGATGCTGGCCAAGCTGAAGGGCACGTACATCGACGCGCTGCCGGCGCTGGTCAATTCGTCGACCGGGCGGCTGCACACCTCGTTCAACCAGACCGTGGCCGCCACCGGCCGGCTGTCGTCGAGCGATCCCAATTTACAAAACATTCCCATCCGCTCGGAGGTGGGCCGGCGTATCCGGCGCGCCTTCGTGGCCAAACCCGGGCACGTGCTGGTGTCGGCGGACTATTCACAGATCGAGCTGCGCATCCTGGCCCATTACTCCGAAGACCCGGCGTTCCTGGACGCCTTTCGGTCTGGCCAGGACATCCACCTGCGCACGGCCGCCGAGGTCTTCCAGATCCCGCCGACGTCAGTCACCCCTGAACACCGGCGCATCGCCAAGGCCATCAACTTTGGGTTGGTGTTCGGGCAAAGCGACTTCGGCCTGGCACAGGTGCTCCGCATTCCGCGCGCCCAGGCCCGGACCTATATCGACAGCTATTTTCAGCGCTATGCCGGCGTGCGGGCGTACATGGAACGGGCCATCGCCGACGCGCGCGCCTCCGGCGAGTCGGGGACGCTGCTCGGCCGCCGCCGCCCGCTGCCGGAGATCCGCGCCGCCCGCCAGCAGGATCGCGCCTACGCCGAGCGCATCGCCCGCAACACGCCGATCCAGGGTTCCGCCGCCGATCTTTTGAAGATGGCGATGATCAAAGTCGAGCACGCCGCCGCGATCCCGGGATCGCCGGCGGCGGACGCCGGCCTTCTGCTGACCGTCCACGACGAGCTGGTCTTCGAGGTTCCCGACGGGCGGCTGGATTCCTTCAAGGATTGGATCAAGAGCGTCATGGAGACCATCTACCCCCTGAAAGTTCCGCTGGTCGTCGACGTTGGCGCCGGTCCCACCTGGGCCGACGCGCACGGTGGCTGA
- a CDS encoding tetratricopeptide repeat protein, which yields MRRRVSLLTLCSALGALSLGAGCRRVADRPLAASAAGVAAKENGVGVITGGARTGDDNGSPDSKPAKDPDPRPLHRCFPDRPSWLDAPVGDLLDRAGELFDASDFDGALACAEEAARQAPRSVEAHHNRAVALMHLDRLDDARDAMALALALNPMDPETLEAAADLNINQLPPSADRSAIGLEYARRGSRHVGHNDAERAARLALLEGQALIDLGRASEALRRIDAALAATPKLAPAQYERGVALFELCRFPEAQRMFEKVLDSTPEHSHALYHLGLIAERLGNDAAANRRLNEAHAQDPKAFPLPPDVSPADFADRVRRAVAALPADVQADLAQIQVQAAEIPLMEDLVAERPPLSPTILGLFRGLPLGWSEEEPRSAQAVRAGKSRRAPVSGGQDEPVDHDGANCAVPERAVVLYRRNLLRTVRDAAELDQAITRTLLHEAGHLRGEDDGSLRDRGLE from the coding sequence ATGCGCCGCCGCGTTTCCCTCCTGACGCTGTGCTCGGCCCTCGGGGCGCTGTCGCTGGGCGCTGGCTGCCGCCGGGTGGCGGATCGCCCGCTGGCGGCATCGGCGGCCGGCGTGGCGGCGAAGGAAAACGGCGTCGGCGTGATCACGGGCGGCGCCCGGACCGGCGACGACAATGGCTCCCCCGATTCAAAACCAGCCAAGGATCCCGACCCGCGCCCGCTGCACCGTTGTTTTCCCGATCGGCCTTCGTGGCTTGATGCCCCGGTCGGCGACCTTTTGGACCGCGCTGGCGAGTTGTTCGACGCCTCCGACTTCGACGGCGCGCTGGCTTGCGCCGAGGAGGCCGCCCGTCAGGCCCCGCGCTCGGTCGAGGCGCACCACAACCGCGCGGTCGCGCTGATGCACCTCGACCGCCTGGACGACGCCCGCGACGCCATGGCGCTGGCGCTGGCGCTGAACCCGATGGATCCGGAAACGCTGGAAGCGGCCGCCGATCTGAACATCAACCAGTTGCCGCCGTCGGCAGATCGTTCGGCCATTGGCCTCGAATACGCCCGCCGCGGCAGCCGGCACGTCGGCCACAACGACGCCGAACGCGCGGCGCGCCTGGCGTTGCTGGAAGGGCAGGCGCTGATCGATCTCGGGCGGGCGTCGGAAGCCTTGCGGCGCATCGACGCCGCGCTGGCCGCCACGCCCAAGCTGGCGCCGGCGCAGTACGAACGCGGCGTGGCCTTGTTCGAGCTTTGTCGCTTTCCCGAAGCGCAGCGCATGTTCGAGAAGGTGCTGGACTCCACGCCCGAGCACAGCCACGCGCTTTACCATCTGGGCCTCATCGCCGAACGCCTGGGAAACGACGCCGCAGCGAACCGACGCCTCAACGAAGCGCATGCGCAAGATCCGAAAGCGTTCCCTCTGCCGCCCGATGTCTCGCCCGCCGACTTTGCCGATCGCGTGCGCAGGGCGGTGGCGGCGCTGCCCGCCGACGTGCAGGCCGACCTGGCGCAGATACAGGTTCAGGCCGCCGAGATCCCGCTGATGGAGGATCTGGTCGCCGAGCGGCCGCCGCTGTCACCGACGATCCTGGGCCTGTTCCGCGGCCTACCGCTCGGCTGGTCCGAGGAAGAACCGCGCTCGGCGCAAGCCGTGCGGGCCGGCAAGAGCCGCCGTGCGCCGGTGTCCGGCGGTCAGGACGAACCGGTGGATCACGACGGCGCCAACTGTGCCGTGCCCGAAAGGGCCGTGGTCCTGTACCGCCGCAACCTGCTGCGCACCGTGCGCGACGCGGCCGAACTGGATCAAGCAATCACCCGCACGCTGCTGCACGAAGCAGGGCACCTGCGCGGGGAGGATGACGGCTCTTTACGCGATCGGGGACTGGAATGA
- a CDS encoding ABC transporter substrate-binding protein produces MTVAGGACRSNPRRPAKNTDGQTAKSAAGPGKTFAAKPPLQAASLPSPESVPLPPAGHAGGTLRVHLDAEPSHLHPLNDPDPAALLVVSGLVYQTLIRCEGGAYRPGLAESWETSSDGLRITLHLRSGVRWHDRHGFGVLDVQASLEPFLRNGSTMPLLRADLGDIATVEIAAERIVRLNLKRPSDLALRALCDLPILPSHLIRDVRPDAAPIARQPIGTGPYRFVAWERGKRIRLARAADTWDTPGAPDEIVFEIDSDAVRALNRTRRGDLDILPRVLDVHYPDQVDPSTLHDATKLYKATPDRYSFLVANHRHFPLGDARFRRGLAMLWDRQRFAQELHRDLARPIGGPTFGAAIGAPAPMPFDRARAVALLNEAGYRDSDADGVRDQNQQPIRLTLLQTAGARALALEARAFALEARKAGILIDVVTVDGPTILARLKRGEFDLAPMVWDGRDDEDPAPLFGAGGAFNFGGYRSTALDGLLDALHRAAGPEARRPVLTQIAALLAADQPVIFLYRHDVPLLVSQRVHGLAAVGDRLDFRRVWLEP; encoded by the coding sequence TTGACCGTCGCCGGGGGAGCCTGTCGTTCAAACCCGCGACGCCCGGCGAAGAATACGGACGGCCAGACGGCAAAATCAGCGGCCGGCCCGGGAAAAACCTTCGCCGCCAAACCGCCTCTGCAAGCCGCTTCATTGCCGTCGCCCGAGTCGGTGCCGCTGCCGCCCGCCGGGCACGCGGGCGGCACGCTGCGTGTTCACCTGGACGCCGAGCCTTCGCACCTGCACCCGCTGAACGATCCTGACCCAGCGGCGCTGCTGGTGGTCAGCGGCCTCGTCTACCAGACGCTGATTCGTTGCGAGGGCGGGGCGTACCGGCCGGGTCTGGCGGAAAGTTGGGAGACGTCCAGCGACGGACTGCGCATCACGCTTCACCTGCGCAGTGGCGTACGCTGGCACGATCGCCACGGCTTCGGCGTGCTGGACGTGCAGGCCTCGTTGGAACCATTCCTGCGCAACGGCTCGACGATGCCGCTGCTGCGCGCCGACCTGGGCGACATCGCCACCGTCGAGATCGCCGCCGAGCGCATCGTCCGGCTGAACCTGAAGCGTCCCTCGGATCTGGCGCTGCGCGCGCTGTGCGACCTGCCGATCCTGCCTAGCCACCTGATTCGCGACGTCCGTCCCGACGCTGCGCCCATCGCCCGCCAGCCGATCGGCACGGGCCCATATCGGTTTGTCGCCTGGGAGCGCGGAAAGCGAATCCGCCTGGCGCGCGCGGCCGACACCTGGGACACGCCCGGTGCGCCCGACGAGATCGTCTTCGAGATCGACTCCGACGCTGTCCGCGCCTTGAACCGCACGCGGCGGGGCGACCTGGACATTCTGCCGCGCGTGCTGGACGTTCACTATCCCGATCAGGTCGACCCGTCGACGTTGCACGACGCCACCAAGTTGTACAAGGCGACGCCCGATCGCTATTCGTTCCTGGTGGCCAATCACCGGCATTTTCCTCTTGGCGACGCCCGGTTTCGGCGCGGTCTGGCCATGCTCTGGGATCGCCAGCGGTTCGCTCAAGAGCTGCACCGCGATCTGGCGCGGCCCATCGGCGGCCCGACGTTCGGCGCGGCGATCGGGGCGCCAGCGCCGATGCCCTTCGATCGGGCGCGCGCGGTGGCGCTGCTGAACGAAGCCGGTTACCGCGACAGCGACGCCGACGGCGTCCGCGATCAGAATCAGCAGCCCATCCGGCTGACGCTGCTTCAGACCGCCGGCGCACGCGCCCTGGCCCTGGAGGCGCGCGCCTTCGCCCTGGAGGCGCGCAAGGCCGGCATTTTGATCGACGTGGTGACAGTTGACGGGCCAACCATCCTGGCGCGGCTGAAACGGGGCGAGTTCGATCTGGCGCCGATGGTGTGGGACGGACGCGACGACGAAGATCCGGCGCCGCTGTTCGGCGCCGGCGGCGCCTTCAATTTCGGCGGCTATCGTTCGACAGCGCTGGACGGTCTGCTGGACGCTCTTCACCGCGCCGCCGGCCCGGAGGCGCGGCGGCCGGTGCTGACCCAGATCGCGGCGTTGCTGGCCGCGGATCAGCCGGTGATTTTTCTTTACCGTCACGATGTGCCGCTGCTGGTGTCCCAGCGCGTGCACGGTCTGGCCGCCGTCGGTGATCGCCTGGACTTCCGGCGCGTGTGGCTGGAGCCCTGA
- a CDS encoding SDR family oxidoreductase yields MARYLITGGAGFIGSSLARALLARGDQVRILDNFSSGKRENIADFADKVELIAGDILDEAALTRALGAVEVVFHEAAIPSVPKSMAEPVENHEANATGTLKVLDRAKKAGVRRVVYAASSAAYGDEPTQPKVETMPPMPISPYGASKLAGEQYCHVYAKAYGLETVALRYFNVFGPRQDPASEYAAVIPKFITMALGGQTPRIFGDGSQSRDFCFIDNIIEANFKAASVDAALVSGGVFNVACGVATDLNQVVAQIGDVLGKKLDARHEAERAGDIKHSLADISAARGRLGYTAAVSFAEGLRRTVEWYRSKA; encoded by the coding sequence GTGGCGCGCTATCTCATCACTGGCGGTGCCGGATTCATTGGCTCTTCGCTGGCGCGAGCGCTGCTGGCGCGCGGAGACCAGGTCCGCATCCTGGACAATTTCTCGTCGGGCAAGCGCGAGAACATCGCCGACTTTGCCGACAAGGTGGAGCTGATCGCCGGCGACATCCTGGACGAAGCGGCGCTGACGCGCGCGCTGGGCGCGGTCGAGGTGGTCTTTCACGAGGCGGCGATCCCGTCGGTGCCGAAGTCGATGGCCGAGCCGGTGGAGAATCACGAAGCCAACGCCACCGGCACACTGAAGGTGCTCGACCGCGCGAAAAAGGCGGGTGTTCGCCGGGTGGTCTACGCGGCCTCGTCGGCGGCGTACGGCGACGAGCCGACGCAGCCAAAGGTCGAAACCATGCCGCCCATGCCCATCTCGCCGTACGGCGCTTCGAAGCTGGCGGGTGAGCAATACTGTCACGTCTACGCCAAGGCCTACGGTCTCGAGACAGTGGCCTTGCGCTATTTCAACGTCTTTGGCCCGCGCCAGGATCCAGCGTCCGAGTACGCGGCGGTGATCCCGAAGTTCATCACCATGGCGCTGGGCGGTCAGACGCCGCGCATCTTCGGCGATGGCAGCCAATCGCGCGATTTCTGTTTCATCGACAACATCATCGAAGCCAACTTCAAGGCGGCCTCGGTCGACGCGGCTTTGGTCTCGGGTGGCGTCTTCAACGTGGCGTGCGGCGTGGCCACGGATTTGAATCAGGTGGTGGCGCAGATCGGCGACGTGCTGGGCAAGAAACTGGACGCACGTCACGAGGCCGAACGGGCCGGCGACATCAAACATTCGCTGGCCGACATCTCGGCGGCGCGCGGCCGGCTGGGGTACACCGCGGCGGTTTCATTCGCCGAAGGGCTGCGCCGCACCGTCGAGTGGTATAGAAGCAAGGCGTGA
- a CDS encoding YicC/YloC family endoribonuclease: protein MTGFGGGTAEVGGRRFHVEIRSVNHRGLDLKIRTREPDATCDAEIARAVRAAVERGAVTVHLRDDNTPTNEGIDAARAKTTYRELQRLRDDLNITAAINLETIVAFMGATRSSSLGGETLWEALRPAVTAALKELRLTRQREGHSLAEDIHGRIKTLETIAARLQSESAALPERFAQRLTERLANVRGQAGIDEGRLAQEIALLAERLDVTEELVRLRTHLSHLSDICRADGAVGRKLDFIIQEVGRELNTVGSKAQDAGVAALVIDGKVELEKLREQAQNIE, encoded by the coding sequence ATGACGGGCTTCGGTGGCGGCACCGCCGAGGTGGGGGGGCGCCGCTTCCACGTCGAGATTCGGTCGGTCAATCACCGCGGCCTGGATCTCAAGATCCGCACCCGCGAACCCGACGCCACCTGCGACGCCGAGATCGCCCGCGCCGTGCGCGCCGCCGTCGAACGCGGCGCCGTCACCGTGCACCTGCGCGACGACAACACACCCACCAACGAGGGCATCGATGCCGCTCGGGCCAAGACGACGTACCGAGAGCTGCAGCGCCTGCGCGATGATCTGAACATCACCGCCGCCATCAATCTGGAGACCATCGTGGCGTTCATGGGCGCCACGCGCAGCTCAAGCCTGGGCGGCGAAACCCTCTGGGAGGCGCTGCGCCCGGCGGTGACGGCGGCGCTGAAAGAATTGCGGCTGACCCGCCAGCGGGAAGGCCATTCCCTCGCCGAAGACATTCATGGTCGGATCAAAACCCTGGAAACGATTGCCGCCCGGCTGCAGTCAGAGTCGGCGGCGCTGCCTGAACGGTTCGCCCAGCGACTGACCGAACGGCTGGCCAACGTGCGCGGCCAGGCCGGCATCGACGAGGGACGGCTGGCCCAGGAGATCGCTCTTTTGGCCGAGCGCTTGGACGTCACTGAAGAGCTGGTCCGCCTGCGCACGCACCTTTCGCACCTCAGCGACATTTGCCGCGCGGACGGCGCCGTCGGTCGCAAGCTGGACTTCATCATTCAGGAAGTCGGCCGCGAGCTCAACACCGTAGGCTCGAAGGCCCAGGACGCCGGCGTGGCCGCCCTGGTCATCGACGGCAAGGTCGAGCTGGAGAAGCTGCGCGAGCAGGCGCAGAACATCGAATAG
- the gmk gene encoding guanylate kinase — MTEAETGHRRGILLVISSPSGAGKTTLARAVAQSERLEFSVSYTTRAPRPGERDGVDYKFVTDDEFTEMIGRKEFAEWAMVHGKRYGTAVHTVNRALDDGKDYLFDIDYQGGAQIRQQWPEESVLVFILPPSMAELERRLRRRATDSHEAIERRLAMAKRELEHYGEYDYLVVNDNLETALKELSSIYVAARCARSRSAHLGQALLSEARLAEETETEGLPPPTQ; from the coding sequence ATGACAGAGGCGGAGACAGGGCACAGGCGCGGCATTCTTTTGGTCATCTCATCACCGTCGGGCGCCGGCAAGACCACTCTGGCGCGGGCCGTGGCCCAGTCGGAACGGCTGGAGTTCTCGGTCTCGTATACCACCCGGGCGCCACGGCCGGGCGAGCGTGACGGCGTCGATTACAAATTTGTTACGGACGACGAGTTCACCGAGATGATCGGCCGCAAGGAGTTCGCCGAGTGGGCCATGGTCCACGGCAAAAGATACGGCACCGCGGTCCACACCGTGAACCGGGCCCTCGACGACGGCAAAGACTATCTCTTCGACATCGACTATCAGGGCGGCGCCCAGATTCGCCAGCAGTGGCCGGAAGAGAGCGTGTTGGTGTTCATCCTGCCGCCGTCCATGGCCGAGCTTGAACGCCGCCTGCGCCGCCGGGCCACCGATTCGCACGAGGCCATCGAACGCCGCCTGGCCATGGCCAAGCGCGAGCTGGAGCACTACGGCGAATACGATTACCTGGTGGTCAACGACAACCTTGAAACCGCGCTGAAGGAGTTGTCATCGATATATGTTGCGGCTCGCTGCGCCCGTTCGCGCAGCGCACACCTGGGCCAGGCGTTGCTTAGCGAGGCGCGCCTGGCCGAGGAAACGGAAACGGAAGGACTGCCGCCTCCCACGCAATGA
- a CDS encoding bifunctional (p)ppGpp synthetase/guanosine-3',5'-bis(diphosphate) 3'-pyrophosphohydrolase gives MTNVQEICTSVSGYDPAADLGLIQRCFEFAAERHAGQKRRSGDPYVVHPVGVARIISDLRLDVPSICAGLLHDCVEDTSATAEDIGHLFGTEIQFLVEGVTKLGQIPWTTREERQAENFRKMLLAMARDIRVILIKLADRVDNMRTLQFMPRDKQERIARETREIYAPLANRLGIQWMKLELEDLCFAYLETEDHKQLVGRMADTATARQMYIDDVCTKLRGTLAEAEINAQVSGRAKHLWSIYQKMKKTGRDLEQIYDVVAFRVITESVRDCYAVLGEVHSSWTPIPGRFKDFIALPKPNLYQSLHTTVIGPRSERMEVQIRTQEMHRIAEQGIAAHWKYKERKPLGDDDNKSFAWLRQLMEWQRDLKDPTEFIESVKIDLFQDEVFVFTPKGDVKALPKGSTPIDLAYAIHSKVGERCSGARVNGLIVPLRYALKNGDTVEILTSTNQKPSKDWLKFVVTSRAKTKIRYFIRMEQRDRSRVMGRDLLTRELRKLDSSLAAVEREGLIDAAAERLRIGTAEDLLVAVGYGKLTVEQAAHAILPDRKPNADEEGTPTPELAPQAIRRPITAKRSIGGIKVQGEADILVKFAKCCSPVPGDSIIGFISRGQGVAIHTRDCSKALDLDPVRRVDVSWDDDSKTLRPVAIQVTCEDRPGLLASISKSFTEHGVNISQAKCRTTDDGRGVNTFQVTVGHLDQLKTVLRSIQGIPGVVTATRV, from the coding sequence ATGACGAACGTTCAAGAAATCTGCACCTCGGTCTCTGGCTATGATCCGGCCGCCGACCTGGGCCTGATCCAGCGCTGCTTCGAGTTCGCCGCCGAGCGCCACGCCGGCCAGAAACGCCGCTCCGGGGATCCGTACGTCGTGCACCCGGTGGGCGTGGCCCGGATCATTTCGGATCTGCGCCTGGACGTGCCGTCGATCTGCGCCGGCCTTTTGCACGACTGCGTGGAAGACACCAGCGCGACGGCGGAAGACATCGGCCACCTGTTCGGCACCGAGATCCAGTTCCTGGTCGAGGGCGTGACCAAGCTGGGCCAGATCCCCTGGACCACGCGCGAAGAGCGGCAGGCGGAGAACTTCCGCAAGATGTTACTGGCCATGGCGCGCGACATCCGCGTCATCCTGATCAAGCTGGCCGATCGCGTGGACAACATGCGCACGCTGCAGTTCATGCCGCGGGACAAGCAAGAGCGCATCGCCCGCGAGACGCGCGAGATCTACGCGCCGCTGGCCAACCGCCTGGGTATCCAGTGGATGAAGCTGGAGCTGGAAGATCTTTGTTTCGCCTACCTCGAGACCGAGGACCACAAGCAGCTGGTCGGGCGCATGGCCGATACGGCGACGGCCCGCCAGATGTACATCGATGACGTTTGCACCAAGCTGCGCGGGACGCTGGCCGAAGCGGAGATCAACGCCCAGGTATCGGGCCGAGCCAAGCACCTGTGGTCGATCTATCAAAAAATGAAAAAGACCGGGCGCGACCTGGAGCAGATCTATGACGTCGTCGCCTTCCGCGTGATCACCGAATCGGTGCGCGACTGTTACGCCGTGCTGGGCGAGGTGCACTCAAGCTGGACGCCGATCCCTGGCCGCTTCAAAGACTTCATCGCGCTGCCCAAGCCGAACCTTTACCAGTCGCTGCACACCACGGTGATCGGCCCGCGTTCGGAACGAATGGAGGTGCAGATCCGCACCCAGGAGATGCACCGCATCGCCGAGCAGGGCATCGCCGCCCACTGGAAATACAAAGAGCGCAAGCCGCTGGGCGACGACGACAACAAGTCCTTCGCCTGGCTGCGCCAGCTGATGGAGTGGCAGCGCGATCTGAAAGATCCGACCGAGTTCATCGAGAGCGTGAAGATCGATCTCTTTCAAGACGAGGTCTTCGTCTTCACACCCAAGGGCGACGTCAAAGCGCTGCCCAAAGGGTCGACGCCCATCGATCTGGCGTACGCCATTCACTCGAAGGTGGGCGAGCGCTGCTCGGGGGCGCGGGTGAACGGCCTCATCGTGCCGCTGCGCTATGCGCTGAAGAACGGCGACACCGTCGAGATCCTCACCTCGACCAACCAAAAGCCGTCGAAGGACTGGCTGAAGTTCGTGGTCACCAGTCGGGCCAAAACGAAGATTCGTTACTTCATCCGCATGGAGCAGCGCGATCGCAGCCGGGTGATGGGCCGCGATCTTTTGACCCGCGAGCTGCGCAAGCTGGATTCGTCGCTGGCCGCCGTCGAGCGCGAAGGATTGATCGACGCCGCCGCCGAGCGCCTGCGCATCGGCACCGCCGAAGATCTGCTGGTCGCCGTCGGTTACGGCAAGCTGACCGTCGAGCAAGCGGCGCACGCCATCCTGCCCGACCGCAAACCCAACGCCGACGAAGAGGGCACGCCCACGCCCGAGTTGGCGCCGCAGGCCATCCGCCGACCGATCACCGCGAAAAGGTCCATCGGCGGCATCAAGGTGCAAGGCGAGGCGGACATCCTGGTCAAATTCGCCAAGTGCTGCAGCCCCGTCCCTGGCGATTCTATCATCGGCTTCATCAGCCGCGGTCAGGGCGTGGCCATTCACACCCGCGATTGCAGCAAGGCCCTGGACCTGGATCCTGTGCGCCGGGTCGACGTCTCGTGGGACGACGATTCCAAGACGTTGCGTCCGGTGGCCATCCAGGTGACCTGCGAGGATCGACCGGGCTTGCTGGCGTCGATCTCGAAGTCGTTCACCGAGCACGGGGTGAACATTTCCCAGGCAAAGTGCCGCACCACCGATGACGGCCGCGGCGTGAACACCTTCCAGGTTACGGTCGGTCATCTCGACCAGCTGAAAACCGTTTTACGCAGCATCCAGGGAATCCCCGGGGTGGTGACGGCCACGCGGGTTTGA